The proteins below are encoded in one region of Amycolatopsis acidiphila:
- a CDS encoding TetR/AcrR family transcriptional regulator: MDTVERLITSTQELLWDRGYVGTSPKAIQQHAQAGQGSMYHHFAGKSELALAAISRSAAELREEAESALSGAGTAVERISAYLDREREILRGCRVGRLAQDPDVVASEELRRPVGETFDWLRDRLAQVLAEGKANGELAEDLDPVDVAAAVAAVVQGGYVLARAAGSEEPFTHAVAGVRDLLLGKQL, encoded by the coding sequence GTGGACACGGTGGAACGGCTGATCACCAGCACGCAGGAGCTGCTCTGGGATCGCGGCTACGTCGGGACCAGCCCGAAGGCCATCCAGCAGCACGCCCAAGCGGGCCAGGGCAGCATGTACCACCACTTCGCGGGCAAGTCCGAGCTCGCGCTGGCGGCGATCTCGCGCAGCGCGGCCGAACTGCGGGAAGAGGCCGAGTCCGCGCTGTCCGGCGCGGGCACCGCGGTCGAGCGGATCTCGGCCTACCTGGACAGGGAGCGCGAGATCCTGCGTGGCTGCCGCGTCGGGCGGCTCGCACAGGATCCGGACGTCGTCGCCAGCGAGGAGCTGCGCCGGCCGGTCGGCGAGACGTTCGACTGGCTGCGGGACCGGCTCGCTCAGGTGCTCGCCGAGGGCAAGGCGAACGGCGAACTGGCCGAGGACCTCGACCCGGTGGACGTGGCCGCAGCCGTGGCCGCGGTCGTCCAGGGCGGTTACGTCCTGGCCCGCGCGGCCGGTTCCGAGGAGCCCTTCACCCACGCCGTCGCGGGCGTGCGCGACCTACTGCTCGGTAAACAACTCTGA
- a CDS encoding glutaredoxin family protein: protein MTTAHESAVEFYWRPGCGFCMMLRAHLERAGLPLHEVNIWEDDDGRARVRTAANGNETVPTVFVGPVAMVNPDIDEVLAAVREHAPQLLATRTNQ, encoded by the coding sequence ATGACCACTGCGCACGAAAGTGCTGTCGAGTTCTACTGGCGGCCCGGCTGCGGGTTCTGCATGATGCTGCGCGCCCACCTCGAGCGGGCCGGCCTGCCCCTGCACGAGGTCAACATCTGGGAGGACGACGACGGCAGGGCCCGCGTCCGCACGGCCGCGAACGGCAACGAGACGGTGCCGACCGTGTTCGTCGGGCCGGTCGCGATGGTCAACCCCGACATCGACGAGGTGCTCGCCGCTGTCCGCGAGCACGCACCCCAGCTTCTCGCGACCCGTACCAACCAGTAG